The Arthrobacter sp. OAP107 DNA segment GGGTAAAGCCACACCAGGTCCTCGTCGCTGGCTTTGACGATGTCACTGGCGGCCACAAAGTCCTCGGCCTGTTCCCGTGCCGCGGCCACGTCCGGGCTGATGGCGGGACGGCAGTTGGGGTCAAAGCTGATGGTGGCGTGCGGGCGTGCTGCCTCGACCAGGCCCTGTACCGACTTGTTGCCCGGGGGCAGTGCCGTCGCAATGGAGCCGGTGTGGACATGGAGCGAACTCTCCGCGGCTGACAGGGCAGGTATGGACGCACCGTTTATGTCCCAGCTGATGGAGAACGTATATTGCGCTGCTCCGGCGGCATCCTGGGATGCCAGGGCGATTGATGTCGGTTCGGAGCCGCCGACGATGCTCTCCACGCCGTTGCTGTCCAGGTGGTCAGCGATCATGCGCCCGTATCGGTCCTCGGCAAAGTGCGTGACGAGTTTGGTGCAGAGGTCCAGGCGGGCACAGCCGACGGCAACGTTGAGCGGGCTGCCGCCCGCGTGCACCTCGGGATCGCTGTTATCCCGCCGCTGGTCATCGATGATGTCAACCAGCGATTCCCCGATGACAGTGATCATGCTCAGCGGCCCGGGTAGACGACGGCCTTGAGCTGACCCGGCTGTTTGCCGGCCTTGAGTGCTTCCTGGGACTCGGCGAGGGAGAACTTACCGGTGACCAGGACGTCCAGGTCCACTTTTCCGTCCGTGATCAGCTGGATGGCGAGGGGCCAGGTATTGGTGTAGCGGAAGACGCCGGAGAGCCAGATCTCACGGTTCTGGATGTACGAGACGGGGAGTTCGACGTCGTCCGCCCCGAGCCCGACCAGGATCACCCTCCCGGCCGGTCCCACGGCTTTGATGCCGGAGCGGACCGCCTGGGGTGCGCCGGAAGCGTCAATGAAGGCATCGACGTCGAGCCCTTCCACAGTGTCTGTCTTCGCGTTCAGCGCGTGGGTGGCGCCGTGTTCCAGGGCGAAGGCCAGGCGGTCCTCGGCGATGTCGCTGATGTAGATTTCGGTGGCGCCGAAGGCGCGGGCGGCCTGGGCGGCGATGATGCCGATGGGGCCGGCTCCCGCGATGAGGACGCGGCTACCGGGGCGGATTTCGGCACGTTCGCAGGCCCAGAGCCCCACCGAGAGCGGTTCGATGAGCGCGCCTGCCTCGTCGCTCACACTGTCCGGGATGTCGTAGGCGAAGTCGCCCTGGATGGTGACGTATTCCGCAAAGGCGCCGTCGATTGGCGGGGTGGCGTAGAACTCGATGTCCGGGCACAGGTTGTACCGTCCGGCTTTGCACTGCTTGCACGTGCGGCACGGGCGCTGGGGTTCGACGGCGACGCGCTTGCCGATGCGGCCAGGGTCGACGGCGGTTCCGACGGCGGCGATCCGGCCGGAGAGTTCGTGGCCAAGGATGAGCGGGTGGTCCACCACGTAGTCCCCAATCCGCCCGTGTTCGTAGTAGTGGACGTCGCTGCCGCAGACGCCGACGGCGGCGACCTGCACCAGGACCTGGTCGGGCTCAAGGCCGGGGATGGGCAGGGTCTCCAGGGCCATGTCCCCCTGGCGCTTCAGGATGGAGGCGCGCATGGAGGTTGGCGGTTCTGTGTCCGTGAGAGTGCGGGACTGTGCGGTGGGTGTTGTCATCGAAGTAATCCTCTGCGAATGGAAGTGGGGATGGCCGGCTACTTGAAGGCGGGTGCTATTTGACGGCGCTGTTATTTCACGGCGCCGAGGGAGAGGCCTTGGACGAGTTTGTCCTGCGCGGCGAAGCCGGCGAACAGCACCGGGAGCGAAATGACGACGGCGGCCGCGCAGACCTTGGCGAGGAAGAGGCCCTGGCTGGAGACGAAGCCGGTGAGGAAAACCGGGGCGGTGCCCGCGACGACGCCGGTGAGGACCCGGGCCAGCAGGAGTTCGTTCCAGCTGAAGATGAAGCAGATCAGGGCGGTCGCGGCGATGCCCGGCATGGCCACGGGAGCGATGATCTT contains these protein-coding regions:
- a CDS encoding carbohydrate kinase, translated to MITVIGESLVDIIDDQRRDNSDPEVHAGGSPLNVAVGCARLDLCTKLVTHFAEDRYGRMIADHLDSNGVESIVGGSEPTSIALASQDAAGAAQYTFSISWDINGASIPALSAAESSLHVHTGSIATALPPGNKSVQGLVEAARPHATISFDPNCRPAISPDVAAAREQAEDFVAASDIVKASDEDLVWLYPYRTLEESMAAWLDLGPSLVALTRGADGPVLMTRQGRVELPGKPIAVADTVGAGDSFMAGLISGLAQMDMLGAAARPHLCSLSLDDLHALAAYANRAAAITCSRQGANPPTSAELGPLTGAFDVQQARS
- a CDS encoding NAD(P)-dependent alcohol dehydrogenase — translated: MTTPTAQSRTLTDTEPPTSMRASILKRQGDMALETLPIPGLEPDQVLVQVAAVGVCGSDVHYYEHGRIGDYVVDHPLILGHELSGRIAAVGTAVDPGRIGKRVAVEPQRPCRTCKQCKAGRYNLCPDIEFYATPPIDGAFAEYVTIQGDFAYDIPDSVSDEAGALIEPLSVGLWACERAEIRPGSRVLIAGAGPIGIIAAQAARAFGATEIYISDIAEDRLAFALEHGATHALNAKTDTVEGLDVDAFIDASGAPQAVRSGIKAVGPAGRVILVGLGADDVELPVSYIQNREIWLSGVFRYTNTWPLAIQLITDGKVDLDVLVTGKFSLAESQEALKAGKQPGQLKAVVYPGR